The stretch of DNA TGGACGGTGGGCATTGGCCTGCTGGGATCGGCGACTCCCCGCTACCCAGGGGAGGCGGCACGCGAGTGGGACGTGGCGGATCTGAAGGGGATCCTGGACGCGCTGCACGCCGCCCTGGGGATGCCCGCCCCGGCCTACCGGCCGGAGAGCCCCGCCGAGCACCATCCCCACCTGCACCCAGGGCGCGCGGCCCGGGTGGTGGACGGCGGCGATCGTTCCTACGGCTCGGTGGGGGAGGTGCAGCCGGCGGTGGCCTTGTCATGGGACCTGCCGGGCCGACCACTGGTGGCCGCACTCCACCTGGAGCCCAATGGCCTGTTCGACCTGCCGCCCCTGAGCAAGCGTGCGGGGCCGGTTCCGGCCGCCCAGCCGGTGGACCGGGACCTGGCGGTCGTCGTGGACGTCGCGACGCCGGTCGGGGAGCTGCTGCGCCTGGCGCGTCGCAACGCGGGGCCCATGCTGTCCGACCTGCACCTGTTCGATACATACCGCGGCGCGCAGGTCGGCGAAGGGCGGATCTCGTACGGGCTCGCGTTCCGCTTCCAGCCCCAATCGGTCGCGGACGAACGGGCCGTGGATCGCGCCATGGATAAGATCCGCGGCGCCCTGCGCCACCACCTGGGAGCCGAGATCCGATAGTACGGAGCCCGCTCGATGGACACCGCTGGTACCCTTCGCGGCGTCGATTGGAGGACGAGCCGACGTGGAAGTAATCGCCGAGTTCACCGTCACCGACCTGGTGGTCCTGGTCACGCTGGCCGGTGGCGTGCTGATGGGATTCACGCAGGGCACCCTGCGCTACGTCCTGAGCTCGGTCGCGGTCCTGGTGGCCTTCGTCGTGGCCAGCCTGCTCAAGGGTCCCATCGCGGACGCGCTCGGGACGGTCTGGCGGGCCTCCACCCCCGCACAGCAGGAGCTGTGGATCTACGTCCTGCTGCTGGCCATCAGCATCATCGGCGGATGGTTCCTGGTGCGCATGTTCTATCGACAGACCCGGCTGCCGATCTATCGCCGCCTGGACGAGATAGGCGGCGCGGTCCTGGGAGTGCTGTTCGTGATCCTGGTCTACAGCGTCACCCTCGTCGCACTGGACACGTACTTCCTGCAGGCGGACCAGGCCGTGGTCGACGCCTCGCCGGGGCTCGGCGCGCTCTACCAGTTCCTGAACGACTCGGTTCTCGTGAGCTGGTTCCGCGACTACGTGATTCCCATCGCCGGGTTCGTGCTGCGCCCGTTCGTCCCCGACGACATCGACCAGTTTCTGGGCTCCTGACCCCGCTGACCGATCGGCGCTGGTTCGATCGTTCGGCACTCGACGTTGCGCCGGAGCTGCTGGGCGCCTTCTTGACGCATGAAACGCCCGAGGGTCGTGTGACGGTGCGTCTGGTCGAGACCGAGGCCTACCTGGGCCCCGAGGACCCGGCCGCGCACTCGGCGCGCGGCCCGACGGCGCGGAATGAGCCGATGTGGGGGCCACCGGGGCACCTGTACGTGTATCGGATCTATGGGATCCACGACTGCGTGAACGTGGTGTGCGGCCCCGGAACCAAGCCCGAGGCCGTGCTCCTGCGCGGGGGCGAGGTCATCGAGGGCGAGGAGCTGGCGCGCCGACGGCGTGGCCCGAAGCCATCCACCGCCCGCCTGGCGGCCGGTCCGGGCAACCTCGGGCGTGCGCTGGGGATCGGTCGTGACCTCAGCGGCGCCGACCTGCTGACCGGGCCCGTGAGCCTCATCATGGGCGCCCCCCCGCCGGCGGTCGCGTCCCGCCCGCGGGTCGGGGTCGGCTACGCCGGCGCCTGGGCCGCGCGCCCGTATCGGTTCGTGATTCCGAATGACCCGCACCTCTCGCGCCGCTGAGCCCGACCCCGCCAGTCTGCGGGCGCTGGAATTCGCGGCCATCACCGAGCAGCTGGCTGCGCGGACCGCGTTCGCGCCCTCGCGCGAGATGGCGGAGGCCACGCTCCCGGTTGGCGATGCGGTCCACGTCGCGTTCCTCCACGACCAGACCGATGAAGCCATGCGTCTGCTTGAGCTCCATGCCGATGCCACGATCGGGGGTGCGCGCGACATCCGGCCCGCCCTGGCCCGCGCCCGGCGCGGTGGACGCCTGGTGCCGGCCGATTTGCTGGACGTTGCCGGCACCCTCCACGCCACCGACCTGTTTCGGCGCCGGCTGACGCGCTGGCCCGGCCCGCAGCTGGCGGGGGTGCGCGAGGATCTCGAGCCGGCGCCTGCCCTGCGCGAGCAGATCGAGCGCAGCATCGATCCAGGCGGGGAGATCCTGGACAGCGCGTCGCCGGCGCTGAAGACGGCGCGGCGCCGGATCCGAGTGGCGCAGGAGCGCCTCCGCGAGCGGCTGAACGCGATGCTCCACTCCCCGGACCTGGCTGGCGCCATCGGCGACGCGATCGTCACCCAGCGGGGCGGCCGGTACGTGATCCCGGTCCGAGCCGAGGCCAAGGGCCGCGTCCCGGGCATCGTCCACGACCAGAGCGCCTCGGCGGCCACCCTGTTCATCGAGCCCCTGGCGGTGGTGGAGCTGAACAACGCCTGGACCGAGGCCACGCTCGAGGCGGCCGAGGAGGAGAAGCGGGTCCTCGAGGCCTTGTCGCGCGAGGTGGAACGCCAGGCCGAGGCCCTATCGACCTCGCTGGCGGGACTGGCGCGGGCCGACCTGTGGCTCGCGCGCGCCCGGCTGGCGGGTGAGATGGACGCCGTGCGGCCGGCCGTGGCGGAGGACGCGGTCGAGCTCCTCTCCGCCCGTCACCCGCTGCTGGGCGCGGAGGCGGTACCCATCGACCTGCGCCTGGGCGAGCGCTTCGGGTATCGGGCGCTGGTCATCACCGGTCCGAACACTGGCGGCAAGACGGTGGCGCTGAAGACCCTGGGTCTGCTGGCTCTCATGCACCAGGCCGGTCTGCGCGTACCGGCGGCGGATGGGGCGCGGCTCCCGGTCTTCGCGCGAATCATGGCCGACATCGGCGACGAACAGAGCATCGCCCAGTCGCTGTCAACCTTCTCCAGCCACCTGCGCAACGTCGTCCGCTTCCTCGAGGTCGCCGGACCGCAGACCCTGGTGCTGCTCGACGAGATCGGCGCCGGCACCGATCCGACCGAGGGCTCGGCGTTGGCCATGGCGGTGCTCACGGTCCTCCTCGAGCGCGGGGCGCTGGTCGCCGCCACCACCCATTACGCCGAGCTGAAGGCCTTCGCCGAGATCCAACCGGGGGTGACGAACGCCGCGGTCGAGTTCGACGTGGCCACGTTGCGCCCCACCTACCACCTGTCGATCGGCCTTCCGGGCGCCTCGCAGGCCTTCGCCATCGCGGAGCGGCTGGGCCTAGCGCCGGACGTCCTGGCCCTAGCGCGTGAGCGGATCTCGTCCACCCACGCGTTGCTGGAGGAGACGCTGGCCGCCATCCGGCGCGCCGAGGCCGAACGCGCCGAGGCGCTGGCCACCGCCTCCGAGGAGCGCCACGCGGCCCGCACCGAGCGGGAGCGGGCCGAAGTGGGGACCGACCGCGCCCGGCGGGAGGCGGCTCGGATCCTGTTGGAGGCGCGGCGCGCGGCCGACTCGCTCCTCGAAGCCGCTGAACGCGAGGTCGCCGAGGCCCGGCGGGGGGCCCGCAGTTCCGATTCCGCGGCCCTGGCCGAACTTGGGGCGCGCACGGCTCGCCGCCGGGCCCGCATCGCCGCCACGCCGGCGCCCGCGGGGCTGGCCGCAGACGAAGCTGCGCTCGAGCCCGGACCCCAACCCCGCGTTGGGCTGTGGGGTCGCAGCCGGACCTTGGGACGGAGCGGGCGGATCGCTGCCATCAGCGGCCGCACCGGGCGAGTCACGTTGGACGCGGATGGCGCTCGTTTGGTGGTCCCCGGCGACGATGTCGAGATCGTGGACGAGCCAGGGGCCGCACCACCCGAGCGTGACCTGGCGGCCGAGGAGCTGGTGCGCCGCGCCGCCGCCGAACTCCCTCCTAGCCTGGACCTGCGAGGTGAGCGCGTCGAGGCCGCCCTGGAGCGGCTGGCGACCCATCTCGACCAGGCACTACTGGCCGGCGCCGACCAGGTCGTCATCATTCACGGGGCTGGAACCGGAGCGCTGCGACGCGCCATCCGCGAGTACCTGGCCGACCATCCGCGGGTCCGCACCCAGCGGCGTGGACGGCGCGAGGAAGGCGGAGACGGAGCGACGGTCGGGGAGCTCTAGCCGCCTAGGGAGTCGGCTCGGGAGTAGGCGTCGGCTCCGGGGTAGGCGTCGGCTCCGGGGTAGGCGTCGGCTCCGGGGTAGGCGTCGGCCGCGGGGTCGGGGTGGACGTAGGCACCGCGCCTGGGGTGCACTCTTCGGCCGGCGCCAACGGGGCGTCCAGCGACCCGAGCGGCGCCCGTGGCGGCTCCTCGCGACCATACCACCGCTTGATCCACGCCAGGTTGGAGGCTTCCCAGATGGCGTGGTGATCGTCCCATCCGACCAGGTCGAGGTATACCCGGAGGCCAGGCGGGGCAGGCGTCGGCTCCGGGATCGGCTCGCCGGACGGGACAGGCGCAGCGGTGGGCCCGGGAGTCGCGGGGACGTAGTCACCACAGCCGGCCTGCCAGATCTTCCCGGTCGCGGCCTCGACGGCCAGCTCGCGGTGCGCATCGTCGGTAGCCAGGCTCGGGCCGGCAGCCATGAAGATCTCGCCCATGGTCGTGGTCGTGAATTCGCCGGGCGCCTGACCGGTCATGGCGTCGATCGTCCGATCCACGATCCCCTCGGGTCGGACGAAGTCGCGCACCGGGAGGGCGTTGAGAGCCGTGACCTCGGTCATGTAGTCGTGCCAGATGAACGTGGGGCCATCGGCCGCGAACACGGAGTCGATGGACGTGAAGTCGCTGTTCCCGACCCACACGCCGGTGATGAGCGCTCCCTCGTCGAGCTCCGGGTCGGGATCGGCGGCCAGGTAGCCGAAGGCCTGCAGGTCGCGGAAGTCGGTGGTGGTGCCGGTCTTGAGGGTGGCCGGCCGGCGGCCGGCATCGGTCAGGAGCTGGAAGCGCGGGCCCCACAACGCGTTCTGCGCCGGATCGGTGTTGTCGGCCAGGATGTCGCTGACCAGGTATGCCGCCTGGGGCGAGATGGCCTGAACCGGGTCGGGGCCGTCGGTGGCCCGGTCGTACAGGACGTTGCCGTCGCGGTCCACGATGCGCTCGATCAGGTACGGCTCGCGGTAGATCCCGCCGTTGGCCAGCGTGCCATAGGCGGCGGCCAGATCAATCATTCGCACTCCGATCGTGCCCAGGGTCAGCGACGCGACGTTCGGGTCCTGGGCCGGGTCCCACTCGAGGCCCAGCCGCTCGGCCTGGTCCACGACCTGCGCGGTCCCGATCAGCTGCTGGGCCTTGGTGACCGGGATGTTGAGCGAGAACTTCAGCGCATCGCGGACCCGAACCGGGCCCCGCTCGCCCAGGTCCGCGTCGCGGACCGGGTAGCCGGGCACGATCTCGGTCGAGACGTCCATGAACATCGTGGCCGGGGTGATGGTCCCGGTCTCGAACCCGGTCGCGTAGGTGACGGGTTTGAATGCCGATCCGGACTGGCGGAAGGCCTGGCCCACGACGTCGAACTGGGGCTGGTGGATGGGGGTGGCCTCCCCGTCGAAGTTAGCGCTTCCCACGTAGGCCACCACCGCTCCGGTCCGGTAGTTGAGGGTGACGATGGCGTCGTTGCCGATGTTCCGGCCCTGGAGCTGGTTGATCCAGTTCATGGCATCGGCGCCGTAGCGGGCCGCCAGCTCTTCATCGGTCAACCGATCCATGTCGTAAGCCACCTGCGCCCACTTCTCGGCGGTCACCTGGTAGCCGTCGTAGTCGAGTGTGGTCTCGATCCGCAACCCGCCGCGGTCGATGATGTCCTCCGCGCCCAGCAGCTCGGCCACCTCGCGTCGGGTGGCGTACACGAAATGGGGAGCCAGGAACTCGGGCGTCTCGGGGACGATGACGTAGACCGGCTGGCGCACGATGGCGTCGCGCTGGAAATCGGTCAGGTAGCCGAGCTCGACCATGTCGTCCAGGACGCCGTACCGAATCAGGACCGGCTCCGCGTCGTCGGGAACTTCCAGGACACCGGGGATCTCCAGTCCTTCGGCGTCCATGGCCTGCCGCCCGTACTGGGTGGGGTCGAGGTCCGACGGGGCGCGCAGCAGGCCCGCCAGCAGCGCCGCTTCGCCCGGGGTCACGTTGTGCTCGGGCGCTGGATCGGTGAAGTCCTTGCCGAAATAGCGGTCCACGGCGGCCCAGATCCCGTAGCCGTTGTTGCCGTAGTACATCTCGTTGAGGAAGAACTCCATGATCTGGGCCTTTCCCTCCTCGCCCGGGTAGGCTGCATCCAGTCGGAGGGCGAGCATGGCCTCCTTGATCTTCCGTTCGAGCTGGCGTCCGGGATCGGCCATCAGCTCAGGCGGCAGGAGCACGCTGCGGACGAGTTGCTGGCAGATGGTCGAGGCTCCGGATATGACCTCGCCGGCGGACACGTTCTGGAGCAGGGCACGCACGATGGCTCGCGGATCGACACACGGGTTGTCCCAGAACGTATGGTCCTCGGCCGACACGGTGGCCTCGACCAGGACGGTCGGGATCTCGTCAAAGCCCACGACCCGGCGGTTGGTGGCGGCGAATGTCGCCAGCTCACGGCCATCGGCGGAGACGACGAGCGAACCCTCGTCGGGGGTGTAGTCCTCGAGGGCGGTGACGTCGGGGAGTGAGCCGGCGTACGCGGTGTACAGGAACACCGCGCTGAGCACGATGCCCACCCCGAGCACCGCAAAGGTGGCGAGGATCACGGCGGGCAATGGCTGAACGCGCATCCGGGGCGCGGCGCCGGTCCGCGCGGGCGATCCGTAGCCCGCCGGCGGCGGAGGTGACAAGGTCACGGCCGCGAACTCTAGCAGAGCGGCCCGAAGGGTGCCGTCCGGCGCTCGGGGGCGCGTACCATCGGGGCATGGATCGCGTCGGCGCCATCGAGGACCTCCTGACCCGCCGCGTGGCCCAGGTGGTCGAGAGCGAGGCGCTCCGGACGCTCCTCGCCGGGGCCCGCCCCCTGCGGGTGAAGCTGGGCTTCGATCCCACCAGCCCGGACCTGCACATCGGTCATGGCGTCGTTCTCGAGCGGCTGCGCGCGTTCCAGGACCTGGGACACACGGCGGTGCTCGTGGTGGGGGACACCACGGCCCAGATCGGGGATCCGTCGGAGCGCAACACGACCCGCCCCATCCTGTCGGCGGACGAGGTCCGGGCCAACGCCGAGACCTACCTGGCCCAGTTCCACCGCGTCGTGGACGAGGCCAGGACCGAAGTTCGCTGGCAGTCCGAGTGGTTCGACACGTTCGGCCTGCGCGAGGTATTCGCGCTCATGAGCCGGTTCACGCTGGCCCGCATGATCGAGCGCGACACCTTCGCCAAACGCCTGGCCGAGGGCGCGCCGGTGTCGATGCACGAGACCCTGTACCCGCTGCTCCAGGCCTACGACTCGGTCGCGGTCCAGGCCGACGTCGAGCTGGGCGGCACCGACCAGACCTTCAACCTGCTGGTCGGCCGCGACGTGCAGCGCGACTTCGGCCAGGACCCCCAGCAGATCCTGACCTGCGAGCTGCTGGTCGGCATCGACGGGGTGGCGAAGATGAGCAAGTCGCTGGGCAACGCGATTGGCTTGACCGATCCGCCGTACGAGCAATACGCCCGCACCATGAGCATCCCCGACAGCCTGCTTCCGAACTGGGCGCGCCTGGTCACGCGCTGGACCGATGCCGAAGCCGAAACCTTCCTGGCCGATCTGTCCGCGGATCGCATCCATCCCAAGGCGGCGAAGCAGCAGCTGGCGCGCGAGATCGTGTCCCGCTGGCACGCCGAACAGGCGGCGGCCGAGGCAGAGGACCGCTGGGAGCAGGAAGTGAGTGGTGGGCAGGTCGTGTCCGAGATGGAGGAGACGACAGTGACGATCCCCCTGGCCGGGATCAGCCTTCCCGACCTGCTGGTCGCCGCCGGTCTCGCGTCGTCACGGAGCGTGGGGCGCCGCCTTGTCCGGCAGGGCGGGGTGCGGGTGGACGGGGAAGTCCAGACCGATGAGCTGCGGATGTTCGCGGCCGGGACGGACCACGAGGTTCGGGTTGGGAAGCGCCAGGCCGCGCGAGTGCGCCTGACCTGACTGCGCCCAGACGGGTGCGGGGTGGTTAGTGACGCTCTCCGGCGGCGACCTTGGACTGGTGCTCGGCGATCACCTTGTCGGCAATCGTGTGCGGGACCTCGGCGTAGTGATCCAGCTTCTGGGAGAAGCGGCCGCGACCCTGGGTGATGCTCCGCAGCTCAGTGGCGTAATGGAACATCTCGGCCTGCGGCACCTGGGCGCGCAGGTACTGGGTCCCGTCGGCGGAGTCCATGCCCAGCACGTGCCCGCGCTTGGCGGTGATCTGTCCCATCACGTCGCCCATGTACTCGTCAGGGACGATGACCTCGACCTCGAGGACCGGCTCCAGGAGAGCCGGGTCCGCATCGGTGAATGCCTTCTTGAGGGCTTGCGAGGCCGCGATCTTGAACGCCATCTCGGACGAGTCGACGGTGTGATACGAGCCGTCCACCAGGGTGGCCTTGAGGTCGACGACCGGGTAGCCGGCCAGAACCCCCTCGGCCATGGACTCACGGAGGCCCTTTTCGACGGCCGGGATGTACTGCTTGGGCACCGCCCCGCCCACGATCCGATCACCGAACACGAACCCTTCGCCGGCCTCGTTGGGCTCGAACTCGATGACCACGTGCCCAAATTGGCCGTGGCCACCGGTTTGGCGCTTGAATCGGTTGTCGATCTTGGCCGGGCGCCGGATGGTCTCGCGGTACGGCACGCGCGGGGCCACCACCTTCACCGCCGCGCCGAACTTGCGCTTCAACCGATCCACGATGACATCGACGTGGGCGTCTCCCATGGCGGTCAGGATGGTCTGGGACGTTGCCGCCTCACGGTGGACCCGCATGCACGGTTCCTCCTCGAGCATCCGGTTGAGGGCCTGTCCCAGCTTGTCGAGGTCGGCCTTGGACTCAGGTTCCACCGCGACCTGGAGAGTCGGCTCGGGGAACGTGAAGGCCGGCAGCTGGACCGCCTCGGAACGTTCCGCCACCAGCGTGTCGCCGGCATGGGTCGAGGCCAGCTTGGCGACGGCGGCAATGTCGCCGGGGCCGACCTGGGGCAGGTTGACCTGCTCCTTTCCCTGGAGGGCCAGCAGGTTGCCGAACCGCTCGTCCTCACGCCGGGTGGCGTTGTGGAGGTGGCCCTGGGCTTTGAGGGCGCCGGAGACGACCCGGAAGTAGGTCAGGCGGCCCACGAACGGGTCTGCGGTGACCTTGAACACCTGAGCGACGAACGGGCCCGCCGGATCGGGCTCGATGAGCGTGCCGTCGGTGGTGGTGCGAGCCCCGACCTCGGCCGCCGACGGCACGTGGCGGGCGATCATCCGGATCAGCTCGCGGACCCCGATGTTGCGAAGGGCCGACCCCACGAACACGGGCACCACCGACCCGTCCCGCGTGCCGGTATGGAGGGCCGTCTCGATCTCCGCATCCGAGATCACCTCGCCCTCCAGGTACTTGAGCATGAGATCGTCCGATGCTTCGGCCGCGGCCTCGATGAGGGCCTGGCGGCGGGACTCCTCGGCCGCACGCATGTCGTCCGGGATGGGCACCTCCTTCGGCTCCCCGTTGTCGTAGATCGAGGCGTGCTGCTCCACGACGTCGATGTAGCCGCGGAACGACTCCGCGGCGCCGATGGGCAGGTAGACCGGCGCGATCTTGGGGCCGAAGGCCGTCTTCAGCTGGTCCAGGGTGGCGTCGTAGTTGGCGTTCTCGCGGTCCATCTTGTTGACGAACACCATGCGCGGCAGGCGCCGCGCATCGGCCAGCCGCCAGACCGCATCCGTCCCGACCTCTACCCCGGCCGATGCGTCAACGACCACGATGGCGGCATCCACGGCTGCCAGAGCCTGGACGACATCGGCCTGGAAGTCGGCGTAGCCGGGGGTGTCGACCAGGGTGATGCGGGCGCCCTCGGCCTCGAACGTGCCGATGCCCAGGTTGATGGAATGGTGCCGGCGCTGCTCGTCGGGCTCCCAGTCCAGGGCGGCGGTGCCGGCTTCGACCGATCCGAGGCGGGGGATGGCTCCGGCGTCGAAGAGCATGGCCTCGGCGAGGCTGGTCTTGCCTGCGCCACCATGGGCGATGAGGGCGACGTTCCGGATCCGATCGGGCGTGGTCGGCTTCATGCGGCTCCTCGGGCGGGGACGGCCATTATAGGGAGCGGCAGGTTCAGCGGCCGCGGAGCTCCAGCCCAAGCCGGATGTAGAAAACGGGGGCCAGGATCACCCCGGTGAGTGCCGCTGGGACGGCCACCAACAGGTTGGTCGGGACCAGGACGATCAGGCGCGCCAGGTAGACGACCACCAGCATCACACCCAGCAGAAAGCCCAGGTTGGACACCCGGCGTGAGAGGGCCCGGCTGCGTCGGGCCTCGGCCGCCAGGACAAGCAGCCCGAGGCCGGAGACACCGAAGGTGAGAAGGCCTCGAGGGTCAACCGGGCTGGGTAGCCCGGCGTCGGTGATGACGTCGGCGGCGGGTGGGTTGAGGACGTTCGCCAGGTCGTACCCGCCATGCGCTACCGCGCCGAACGCCCCCATCAGAGCCAGGGCCAGGCCGATCAGGGCAATGCCATGGCTGACGGCGCTGACCCGGCGGTAAACGGCCACCAGCACGACAAGGCTGAGCACGCCGCCCAGCGCGAGGGCGATCGAGGCCACCAGCATGCCGAGCGCGGGGTTCGCGCCCAGGACGACCCCGCCCAGGAACGCGACAGCGTAGACGACCCCGCCGATCCCGGCCGCGATGGCGGCCAGCCCCGCCCAGTGCTCGAAGTTCGAGTCGGCGCCACGATCGGCGGAGGGCCGGGTCACTCCGGGAGCATACAATCCGACGCGTATGTCGGGACATAGCAAGTGGTCTCAAATCAAGCGGCAGAAGGGGGCCAACGACGCCAAGCGCGGGGCGCTGTTCACCAAGTTGACCCGCGAGATCATCACCGCCGCGCGCCAGGGCGGATCCGATCAGGAAGCCAATTACCGGCTCCGGATGGCGGTCGACAAGGCACGGGCCAACTCCATGCCCGTGGACAACATCAAGCGCGCCATCGAACGAGCCACCGGGTCAGGGGCCGATGCCGAGCAATACGAGGAGATCACGTACGAGGGCCTGGGCCCCGCGAACGTCGCGGTCGTCGTGGCCGCCATGACGGACAACAGGAACCGGACCGCCGCCGCGGTCCGGGCCATCTTCACCCGGTCCGGTGGCTCCTTCACCCCCGTGTCGTGGCAGTTCGAGCACCGCGGGGTCCTGTCGGTTCCGCTCAAGGGAAGCGACCCGGACGAGGTGTCGCTGGCGGCCATCGATGCGGGGGCAGTCGACGTGGGCTCGCCGGAGGGAGGCGCCATCCTGGTCGTGACCGAGCCGGGTGCCCTGGAGCGTGTGCGGAGCGCCCTGACCGATGCCGGGTTCGCGCCCGACACCGCCGAGGTGTCGCTGGAGCCGACGACCAGGGTTGAGATCGCCGATGAGCGCGCCGCTCGCCAGGTCCTGGAATTCGTCGAGCACCTCGAGGACCTTGACGATGTCCAGACCGTCTATGCCAACTTCGACATTCCCGACGCCCTGATGGAGCAGCTCGAGGCATCGGTCGTCGGAGGATGATCGCGCTCGGAATCGATCCCGGATCCGCGGCCTGCGGATTCGGGGTGGTCGCGTCCGATGGGTCGAACCTGCGATTCGTGGATGCCGGCACGGTGCGCACGGACCCCGCACGACCCGAGGCCGCGCGCCTGGCGGAGCTCGAGGCGGCCCTGGACCGGCTGGTGGCCGAGCACCACCCCGACCGGGTGGCGGTCGAGCGCCTCTACTTTCAGCGCAACGTGCGGACCGCCATGGCCGTGGGCCAGGCGCGCGGGGTGGCGCTGCTGGTCGCCGCGCGGCACGGACTGGCGGTGAGTGAACCCACCCCCAACGAGGTGAAGCTGGCCGTGTGCGGCAACGGGGCGGCGGACAAGCGGCAGGTGGCGGTCATGGTGGGCCGTCTGCTGGGG from Chloroflexota bacterium encodes:
- the ruvC gene encoding crossover junction endodeoxyribonuclease RuvC, whose translation is MIALGIDPGSAACGFGVVASDGSNLRFVDAGTVRTDPARPEAARLAELEAALDRLVAEHHPDRVAVERLYFQRNVRTAMAVGQARGVALLVAARHGLAVSEPTPNEVKLAVCGNGAADKRQVAVMVGRLLGMELSGASDDATDALAVAIGALYPRSTA